The following coding sequences are from one Pasteurellaceae bacterium RH1A window:
- a CDS encoding ribonuclease E activity regulator RraA, producing MRIDTSELCDVYSDQVDVVEPILSSFGGVPAFFGKITTVKCFESNGLIEEVLEENGEGRVLLIDGGGSVRRALINGELAQLAVDNGWEGIIVYGAVRQLDILETLDIGIQAIAPIPVGADEQTIGEVDTPVNFGGVTFFPEDYVYADLTGVILSPELLDLTDFAEDE from the coding sequence ATGCGTATTGATACTTCTGAATTGTGTGATGTGTATTCCGATCAGGTGGACGTGGTTGAACCCATTTTATCCAGCTTCGGCGGCGTGCCTGCCTTCTTCGGCAAAATTACCACGGTCAAATGCTTTGAAAGCAATGGCTTAATTGAAGAAGTGCTGGAAGAAAATGGGGAAGGCCGGGTTCTGCTGATTGATGGCGGCGGCTCGGTACGCCGTGCGCTTATCAATGGCGAACTGGCCCAACTGGCGGTGGATAACGGCTGGGAAGGCATTATTGTTTACGGTGCCGTCCGTCAGCTGGATATTTTAGAAACTCTGGACATCGGCATTCAGGCCATCGCCCCTATTCCAGTGGGAGCGGACGAGCAAACCATCGGCGAAGTTGATACGCCAGTTAATTTTGGCGGCGTGACCTTCTTCCCAGAAGACTATGTTTATGCCGATTTAACCGGTGTCATTCTTTCGCCTGAATTGTTAGACCTAACCGATTTTGCCGAAGACGAATAA
- a CDS encoding 16S rRNA (guanine(527)-N(7))-methyltransferase, which yields MMNLARAESLLKELPFSVSDQQKNQLFKLVELLDKWNKAYNLTSVRNPDEMWVKHILDSLVVSPYLEGQRFIDVGTGPGLPGLPLAIINPDKEFVLLDSLGKRIRFIQQVLLQLGIKNVQAVQARVEEYQGQTFDGVLSRAFASLKDMVDWCYHLPNENGRFYALKGIFSEEEASPIQDLVKIEQIHPLVVPDLVGERCLVVLKKA from the coding sequence ATGATGAATCTTGCAAGGGCCGAAAGCCTGCTCAAAGAGCTGCCTTTTTCTGTGTCCGATCAGCAAAAAAATCAGCTATTCAAGCTGGTTGAATTGCTGGACAAGTGGAACAAGGCCTACAACCTGACTTCGGTGCGAAACCCTGATGAAATGTGGGTCAAGCATATCTTGGACAGCCTGGTGGTTAGCCCTTATCTAGAGGGCCAACGTTTTATCGATGTGGGCACGGGCCCCGGCCTGCCGGGCCTGCCTCTGGCCATTATCAATCCTGATAAGGAGTTTGTTCTGCTGGACAGCCTGGGCAAGCGGATCCGCTTTATTCAACAGGTGCTCTTGCAGTTGGGAATTAAGAACGTGCAGGCCGTTCAAGCTCGGGTGGAGGAATACCAGGGCCAAACCTTTGATGGTGTACTGAGCCGGGCCTTTGCCTCGCTCAAGGATATGGTGGACTGGTGTTATCACCTGCCCAATGAAAACGGCCGTTTTTATGCCCTTAAGGGGATTTTTTCAGAGGAAGAAGCCAGTCCTATTCAGGATTTGGTAAAAATCGAGCAAATCCACCCGCTTGTGGTGCCGGACTTGGTGGGAGAGCGGTGCTTGGTGGTGCTGAAAAAAGCCTAA